Proteins encoded within one genomic window of Synechococcus sp. PCC 7335:
- the pgk gene encoding phosphoglycerate kinase produces the protein MAKKALADLSASDVSGKRVLVRADFNVPLDDAGNITDDTRIRAALPTIQDLTSKGAKVILASHFGRPKGKVVESMRLTPVAARLSEKLGQDVIKCDDCIGDEVAAKIAEMKDGDVALLENVRFYDGETNNEPEFAKQLAANADLYVNDAFGTAHRAHASTAGVTEYLSPAVAGSLIEKELKFLQETVDNPQRPLAAIVGGSKVSSKIGVIETLLDKVDKLFIGGGMIFTFFKARGIGVGSSLVEEDKLDLAKKLEAKAKEKGVEFLLPTDVIVADKFAADANTQTVSVENIPDGWMGLDIGPDSVKTFQDALADCKSVIWNGPMGVFEMEAFAKGTTGIATTLAGLTDKGCITIIGGGDSVAAVEQAGLADKMSHISTGGGASLELLEGKTLPGIAALDEA, from the coding sequence GTGGCCAAGAAAGCGCTAGCTGATCTATCTGCATCTGACGTTTCTGGAAAGCGAGTGCTAGTACGCGCCGACTTCAACGTTCCTCTTGATGATGCGGGCAATATTACTGACGATACTCGCATCAGGGCTGCCCTTCCAACCATCCAAGACCTTACTTCCAAGGGTGCAAAAGTTATCTTGGCCAGCCACTTCGGTCGCCCCAAGGGTAAGGTCGTTGAGAGCATGCGCTTAACGCCTGTAGCTGCGCGTCTTTCTGAAAAGCTAGGCCAAGATGTGATCAAATGTGACGACTGCATCGGCGACGAAGTTGCTGCCAAGATTGCCGAGATGAAAGATGGGGATGTTGCCCTGTTGGAGAATGTCCGTTTCTATGATGGCGAGACGAATAACGAGCCTGAGTTTGCGAAGCAGTTAGCTGCGAATGCTGATCTTTATGTGAATGATGCGTTCGGAACCGCTCACCGCGCTCATGCGTCTACAGCAGGGGTGACTGAGTATCTCAGTCCAGCAGTAGCTGGTTCGTTGATCGAAAAAGAGCTGAAGTTTTTGCAAGAAACTGTCGATAATCCTCAGCGCCCTTTAGCGGCGATTGTAGGGGGCTCTAAGGTCTCTTCTAAAATCGGTGTCATTGAAACGTTATTGGACAAGGTCGATAAGCTCTTTATCGGTGGCGGTATGATCTTTACCTTTTTCAAGGCGCGGGGTATTGGGGTTGGAAGCTCCCTAGTAGAAGAAGACAAGCTAGATCTAGCCAAAAAGCTAGAAGCAAAAGCAAAAGAAAAAGGCGTTGAGTTCTTACTGCCAACCGACGTAATCGTGGCTGATAAGTTTGCTGCAGACGCTAATACTCAGACCGTGAGCGTTGAGAACATTCCCGACGGCTGGATGGGGCTAGATATCGGTCCCGATTCGGTAAAGACTTTCCAGGACGCGCTGGCTGACTGCAAAAGCGTCATTTGGAACGGGCCAATGGGCGTGTTTGAGATGGAAGCATTTGCCAAAGGCACAACGGGTATTGCCACTACGCTAGCTGGCCTTACTGACAAGGGCTGTATCACTATCATTGGCGGCGGCGACTCCGTAGCAGCCGTTGAGCAAGCAGGTCTTGCGGACAAAATGAGTCACATCTCTACAGGTGGCGGCGCTAGCTTGGAACTGCTCGAAGGTAAGACACTGCCTGGTATTGCAGCTTTGGATGAAGCATAA
- a CDS encoding D-alanyl-D-alanine carboxypeptidase, whose product MSPMIVLAVLAGLLSGLLGGQKLARPLNLSAVDIRPRWESTWAKSAIANDPAAKSIVANYLSGLTAAGYWPREQGIWVSVGDYPVAENLGTVPMPAASLTKIATTLAALATWEPTHQFETWVGWRGDVENGVLFGDLVVVGDDDPLFVWEEAIALGKALQQQGIRQVKGDLIIVGPFHMNFETDPGTSGALLKQALNADEWDYEVETAYQKLAAVAKKSAIEALKPTIAISGGIEVAPIHQKESVDGWFLRHDSLPMVAVLKAMNIYSNNPMAEQMANAVGGSSAVVRKVEAIAGIPPGEVKLINGSGLGEENRISPRAAVLMLQSIQLQLVDSGFTLSDIFPIAGADGGTVLDRQLPTNAVVKTGSLAVVSSLAGAFPTETKGVVWFSIMNYGSGLDTLRSRQDQVLSALEQQWGKAQTLPPELRSSIVIGQAPYQFGDHSRNHPVDRESVSHSLL is encoded by the coding sequence ATGAGTCCTATGATAGTTTTAGCAGTGCTAGCTGGACTGCTAAGCGGACTGTTGGGTGGCCAAAAACTGGCCAGGCCCTTGAATTTGAGTGCTGTCGATATCCGCCCTCGCTGGGAATCGACTTGGGCAAAATCGGCGATCGCCAATGACCCAGCAGCTAAGTCAATTGTGGCTAACTACCTGTCTGGACTGACGGCGGCTGGATACTGGCCTAGAGAGCAAGGTATCTGGGTCTCGGTAGGTGACTATCCGGTGGCAGAAAATCTGGGAACGGTTCCTATGCCTGCTGCTTCGCTGACAAAAATCGCAACGACGTTGGCTGCGCTGGCAACTTGGGAACCGACCCACCAGTTTGAGACGTGGGTTGGCTGGCGCGGCGATGTCGAGAATGGAGTATTGTTCGGTGATTTGGTGGTAGTCGGCGATGACGATCCCCTTTTTGTATGGGAAGAGGCGATCGCACTAGGCAAAGCTCTGCAGCAGCAAGGCATTCGCCAAGTTAAAGGCGATCTGATCATCGTAGGTCCCTTCCATATGAACTTTGAAACTGATCCTGGCACATCAGGGGCTTTGCTAAAACAGGCGCTAAATGCTGATGAATGGGACTACGAGGTAGAGACTGCCTATCAAAAGTTAGCTGCGGTAGCAAAAAAGTCTGCAATAGAAGCACTTAAACCGACTATTGCAATTAGCGGCGGTATTGAGGTCGCGCCTATTCATCAAAAAGAATCAGTCGATGGCTGGTTCCTACGCCACGATTCGTTACCGATGGTGGCAGTGCTAAAGGCAATGAACATATATAGCAACAATCCGATGGCCGAGCAAATGGCTAATGCGGTTGGTGGCTCTAGCGCTGTAGTCCGCAAAGTAGAAGCGATAGCAGGGATCCCGCCGGGCGAAGTCAAGCTGATCAATGGCTCTGGACTAGGAGAGGAGAATCGAATTTCGCCTAGAGCCGCGGTGCTGATGTTACAGTCCATTCAATTGCAGCTGGTAGATAGTGGATTTACGCTATCTGATATCTTTCCGATAGCAGGCGCGGACGGTGGCACGGTTCTAGATCGGCAATTGCCGACAAACGCAGTCGTAAAAACAGGCAGCCTTGCGGTGGTGAGTTCTTTAGCTGGTGCTTTTCCGACTGAAACTAAAGGCGTGGTCTGGTTTTCAATTATGAATTACGGATCTGGTCTAGATACTTTGCGATCAAGACAGGATCAAGTTCTCTCTGCGCTTGAACAGCAGTGGGGAAAAGCGCAGACCTTGCCGCCAGAACTCCGCAGCTCTATTGTGATTGGTCAAGCACCCTACCAGTTTGGCGATCACTCTCGAAATCACCCGGTCGATCGCGAGAGCGTAAGCCACAGCCTTCTCTAG
- the lptC gene encoding LPS export ABC transporter periplasmic protein LptC → MKKLWYRGTLVIAIGAVVLFGLHSYVSRSSLVEPTSNEAIDAELSLQAVTLEQPDVDGNLLWRLEAESVTYVPETQRAELRTLEGEFYEEGQKVYTVVADEGEVQQNGDTLFLRGNLVATRVADNLTLAGELLKWQPTLGLLQMGNFEDANLSEETRSPVTVSDSQIQVIAQSLVVNNKEDRVTMSGDVVAKSKVEPWFTFASEALIWLTEQSLVKAEQPLTVERFATGDYKTLTERLVGRSGIAQLDKNIVTIEQSAQLESLAEGLKVQSNRAVWNVPAQTVNMDQPVNIAQPARQLTASANRASVDLAEQIIYLIGNVRANGKKNDTRLTAERATWVVPTQQVEAEGNVRYQQAANPNAMLSGPRAVGNIEDGTLTIISDASGDVITEIVPEGF, encoded by the coding sequence TTGAAAAAACTCTGGTATAGAGGGACGCTCGTCATAGCAATAGGCGCTGTCGTACTTTTTGGTTTGCACTCCTATGTGTCTAGAAGCAGCTTGGTAGAGCCTACTTCAAACGAGGCTATTGACGCCGAGCTATCCCTACAAGCAGTGACGTTAGAGCAACCTGACGTAGACGGCAATTTGCTTTGGCGATTAGAAGCTGAGTCGGTTACGTATGTCCCAGAAACTCAAAGAGCGGAACTGCGAACGCTAGAAGGCGAATTTTACGAAGAAGGTCAAAAGGTCTACACCGTAGTTGCTGATGAAGGTGAGGTCCAGCAAAACGGTGATACGCTTTTTCTTCGAGGTAACTTGGTAGCTACTCGCGTAGCAGACAACCTGACACTAGCAGGAGAGCTACTAAAGTGGCAACCAACGCTAGGACTGCTACAGATGGGTAACTTTGAGGATGCAAATTTGTCAGAGGAAACGCGATCGCCTGTCACAGTTTCTGATTCTCAGATTCAGGTGATCGCTCAGTCTTTAGTGGTCAACAATAAAGAAGATCGCGTCACCATGAGCGGCGATGTCGTTGCCAAAAGCAAAGTAGAGCCTTGGTTCACCTTCGCCTCTGAAGCGCTGATCTGGCTGACCGAACAGTCGCTAGTTAAAGCGGAGCAGCCATTGACTGTAGAGCGCTTTGCTACGGGTGATTATAAGACGCTGACAGAACGGCTTGTGGGTCGCTCTGGCATTGCCCAGCTCGATAAAAATATAGTCACAATAGAGCAATCAGCACAGCTAGAGTCTTTGGCTGAAGGGCTAAAGGTTCAAAGTAATCGCGCTGTATGGAATGTACCTGCGCAAACTGTAAACATGGATCAGCCCGTCAATATTGCTCAGCCAGCCCGTCAGCTTACGGCTTCAGCTAATCGGGCGAGCGTAGATCTTGCTGAACAAATTATCTATTTGATCGGCAATGTACGAGCGAACGGCAAAAAGAACGATACTCGTCTGACGGCTGAGCGAGCTACCTGGGTGGTGCCGACACAGCAGGTAGAAGCAGAAGGCAATGTTCGCTATCAGCAAGCCGCTAACCCCAACGCAATGCTGTCTGGGCCTAGAGCCGTTGGCAATATAGAAGATGGGACACTGACCATTATTAGCGATGCTTCAGGTGATGTGATTACAGAGATTGTCCCAGAAGGCTTTTAA
- a CDS encoding universal stress protein, protein MYKTLLLSIDSSPSAKKVLQTALDMAQLCGSKVVVLSVVEPQEQSDPAHPEQTSTEAVASLLAQSKTVFEQRGFTAQTVEREGNPAFIICDVADEVSADLIVMGCRGTGLIEDGAEESVSNRVINLSPCPVLVVP, encoded by the coding sequence ATGTACAAAACGCTCCTTCTTTCAATCGACTCTAGTCCAAGTGCTAAAAAGGTCTTGCAGACTGCGCTCGATATGGCGCAGCTTTGCGGTTCTAAAGTGGTGGTGCTCTCTGTCGTTGAGCCCCAAGAGCAGAGCGATCCGGCTCATCCTGAGCAGACCTCTACTGAAGCGGTAGCCTCACTGTTAGCTCAAAGCAAAACCGTTTTTGAACAGCGAGGCTTCACCGCTCAAACGGTTGAGCGCGAGGGAAATCCGGCCTTTATTATCTGCGACGTCGCTGACGAGGTCTCTGCTGATCTGATTGTGATGGGCTGTCGAGGGACCGGATTGATCGAAGATGGCGCTGAAGAAAGCGTCAGCAACCGGGTTATCAATCTATCGCCTTGCCCTGTACTAGTCGTTCCATAA
- a CDS encoding DUF2993 domain-containing protein, which yields MDKCFEFPWQACSYFVTNRSEVSLQVLTLSMLGGLLGSQSSSKDFGENMLSSVARQAIQQLFTRSESVDVSIRCAPASKILQGIVDSFQMKGRGLVIKKMFEAEAMEFETDAVSLDMSGLIGGKIRLKQATHAIATVTMTEAGINKAFTADLVEKHLRDVTSEEATSMSGGDPVSFRDVQMKLLPNQRVKITAKTDLPNRDDLPISLSAKVTVERRRRVVFTDLAFEPDDVPEDVQWLSEAMIPGFIGVLNQMVDLERFDLDGVSLRVNQLDVKGKQLLFNGYAEIEHFPGM from the coding sequence ATGGATAAGTGCTTTGAATTTCCATGGCAGGCTTGTTCATATTTTGTTACAAATAGATCTGAAGTTTCTCTGCAGGTACTCACCTTAAGCATGTTAGGCGGTCTGCTAGGCTCTCAATCTTCATCCAAGGACTTTGGCGAGAACATGCTAAGTTCTGTGGCTCGTCAAGCCATTCAGCAGTTGTTCACCCGTAGTGAATCGGTTGATGTTTCTATTCGGTGTGCTCCGGCGAGCAAAATTCTGCAAGGCATTGTCGATAGCTTTCAGATGAAGGGCCGAGGGTTGGTTATCAAAAAAATGTTTGAAGCCGAGGCAATGGAGTTTGAGACGGATGCAGTCTCGCTTGATATGTCTGGGCTGATTGGTGGCAAAATTCGACTGAAGCAGGCTACGCATGCGATCGCCACAGTCACTATGACCGAGGCAGGCATCAATAAAGCCTTTACGGCAGATCTTGTTGAGAAGCACTTGAGAGATGTCACATCAGAAGAGGCAACCAGTATGTCTGGCGGCGATCCGGTGTCTTTTAGAGATGTACAGATGAAGCTGTTGCCGAATCAGCGAGTAAAGATCACTGCCAAAACAGATCTACCTAATCGTGACGATCTGCCTATTAGTTTGTCAGCGAAGGTTACCGTAGAGCGCCGTAGACGAGTGGTTTTTACAGACTTAGCGTTCGAGCCAGATGATGTCCCTGAGGATGTTCAATGGCTATCAGAAGCAATGATCCCTGGTTTTATCGGTGTTCTAAATCAGATGGTTGATCTAGAGCGCTTTGATCTCGATGGCGTGTCTTTGCGGGTAAACCAGCTAGATGTAAAAGGCAAACAGCTACTGTTCAATGGCTATGCGGAGATTGAGCACTTCCCTGGTATGTAG
- a CDS encoding NYN domain-containing protein, with translation MLNSHQILGHDSVFTPEQVLENRGRVAIFIDGSNLFYAALQLGIEIDYTKLLSRLTSGSRLFRSFFYTGVDRSNEKQQGFLLWMRRNGYRVIAKDLVQLPDGSKKANLDVEIAVDMMALVGCYDTAVLVSGDGDLAYAVDAASYKGVRVEVVSLRAMTSDSLINVSDRYIDLDSIKEDICKTSRANSSSSNYTYRPLSSLSVLDEAESRRS, from the coding sequence ATGTTAAACAGCCATCAAATTCTGGGCCACGATTCCGTATTCACGCCTGAGCAGGTTCTGGAAAATCGAGGCCGCGTTGCTATCTTTATCGATGGCTCGAATCTTTTCTATGCAGCTTTACAGCTAGGTATCGAGATCGACTACACCAAGTTACTGAGCCGGTTAACCTCTGGGTCTCGCTTGTTTCGTTCGTTCTTTTACACAGGCGTGGATCGCTCTAATGAAAAGCAGCAAGGTTTTTTACTTTGGATGCGTCGGAACGGCTATCGAGTCATCGCCAAAGACCTAGTTCAGCTACCTGATGGATCAAAGAAGGCGAACTTAGATGTAGAAATTGCCGTTGATATGATGGCCCTAGTCGGCTGCTATGATACGGCAGTTTTAGTCAGTGGAGACGGAGATTTAGCGTACGCTGTAGATGCTGCTAGCTACAAAGGTGTGCGTGTAGAGGTCGTTAGCCTGAGGGCCATGACAAGTGATAGCTTGATCAATGTCTCTGATCGCTATATCGATTTAGACAGTATCAAGGAAGACATTTGCAAAACGTCTCGCGCAAACAGCAGTAGTAGCAACTATACCTACCGGCCTCTTTCTAGCCTGTCCGTACTTGATGAGGCAGAATCGCGACGTTCTTAA
- a CDS encoding cofactor assembly of complex C subunit B has translation MARSEQDQILRLLPIVVGSMGGTLLFLNRVTTPSLSAAQSRADALGVILSAVLILTGLLWQRIQPKPPESVKLVGHQGFELVENLPEQVKTELAWASHLLLTNTATRSVLVYYDGQVLLRRGVLGPKSSVIPGAIVKRVLQKGSPVYLVNLALYPGRVEFDYLPENTQGLICQPLENKGVLILGADAPRSYTKQDENWIEGIAEKLADTLLDLPQPETV, from the coding sequence ATGGCTAGATCTGAACAAGACCAGATACTTAGACTACTGCCTATCGTAGTCGGGTCAATGGGTGGTACGCTCCTATTTCTTAACCGAGTGACAACGCCTAGTCTAAGCGCTGCCCAATCTCGAGCTGATGCGCTTGGCGTTATTTTGAGTGCAGTGTTGATATTGACCGGGTTATTGTGGCAGCGTATCCAGCCAAAGCCACCTGAGTCCGTCAAACTAGTTGGCCACCAGGGGTTTGAGCTAGTAGAAAATTTGCCAGAGCAGGTCAAAACAGAGCTGGCTTGGGCCTCTCATCTACTGCTGACAAATACTGCCACTCGTAGTGTGCTGGTTTACTACGATGGCCAGGTGCTATTGCGGCGAGGTGTCTTAGGTCCAAAATCGTCAGTCATACCAGGCGCAATTGTAAAGCGAGTACTACAAAAAGGCTCGCCAGTCTATCTAGTGAATTTGGCACTCTATCCAGGACGAGTAGAGTTTGACTATTTACCAGAAAATACTCAGGGATTGATTTGTCAGCCCTTAGAGAATAAGGGCGTTTTGATATTGGGAGCCGATGCGCCTCGAAGCTACACAAAGCAAGACGAGAACTGGATTGAAGGAATCGCTGAAAAGCTAGCCGACACCCTCTTGGATTTACCACAACCAGAGACAGTTTGA
- the ylqF gene encoding ribosome biogenesis GTPase YlqF, with amino-acid sequence MATPAIQWYPGHIAKAEKALQEQIKRVDVVLEVRDARIPLATLHPDLDRWLGDKKRVLVVNRVDMIAPQMRDRWQAWFKANGQTAYYTNANQGKGVGQIAKAAQQAGAAMNQRRKDRGMRSRPVRAVVIGFPNVGKSALINRLLKRKIVESARKAGITRQLRWVRISDEIELLDAPGIIPAQLTDQKAALKLAICDDIGEAAYDTQRVAAAFVELLKELDQDEIGAGTAKLPLRMQALQSRYELDPANCTGETYLFRLAEHKFQNSQERAARKLLTEFRKGVLGNLSLELPPGTQA; translated from the coding sequence ATGGCGACTCCGGCAATTCAGTGGTACCCAGGACATATTGCAAAGGCCGAGAAGGCACTGCAAGAGCAGATTAAGCGAGTTGATGTAGTACTAGAAGTGCGCGATGCCAGAATTCCCTTAGCAACGCTGCATCCAGATTTAGATAGGTGGCTGGGGGATAAAAAGCGAGTACTGGTGGTCAATCGGGTAGATATGATTGCGCCTCAGATGCGCGATCGCTGGCAAGCCTGGTTCAAAGCCAATGGGCAGACCGCCTACTACACCAATGCTAATCAGGGAAAAGGCGTTGGACAGATCGCAAAGGCCGCTCAGCAGGCAGGAGCGGCAATGAATCAGCGACGAAAAGATCGAGGTATGCGATCGCGCCCAGTCCGCGCCGTTGTTATTGGCTTTCCTAATGTTGGAAAATCTGCCTTAATCAACCGACTACTCAAGCGCAAAATTGTCGAGAGCGCTCGTAAAGCAGGGATTACCCGGCAGCTTCGCTGGGTCAGGATTTCAGACGAGATCGAACTGCTAGATGCTCCTGGGATCATTCCTGCCCAGCTAACAGACCAAAAAGCCGCCCTCAAGCTTGCTATCTGTGACGATATTGGCGAAGCTGCTTACGATACACAAAGGGTTGCCGCTGCTTTTGTCGAGCTTCTCAAAGAATTAGACCAAGATGAAATCGGTGCAGGGACTGCCAAACTTCCCCTTCGAATGCAGGCGCTTCAGTCTCGTTATGAGCTAGACCCAGCCAACTGCACAGGCGAAACCTACTTGTTCCGACTAGCTGAGCACAAATTTCAAAACAGCCAAGAACGGGCCGCCAGAAAACTATTAACCGAATTTCGCAAAGGCGTACTGGGCAATTTGAGCTTGGAATTACCTCCAGGTACGCAGGCGTAG
- a CDS encoding peptidoglycan recognition family protein, producing the protein MRRSWLVWAASTVAFVLTVLIVVSTGSLSDTSSVSSQSHNPSMFSARAENTITEEGSKYEIAANKLVRQPTTGSRSRSNHAQKTPTQTAPGDNSSSQASLSTSAATSYQPKEVLQLADPSNYGERFTVDVNGTPVSNDFIVVLHETVGSASSALNLFARHHPRDEDQVSYHSLISLDGTIYYVVPPEQRAFGAGNSSFRTTAGEETVTTNPGFPSSVNNFAYHISLETPPDGQNNSYSKHSGYTEAQYQSLAWLLARTTVPDYRITTHKAVDRSGSRSDPRSYDPTRLYALLHQYPSRTAYSY; encoded by the coding sequence ATGCGTCGTTCTTGGTTAGTTTGGGCTGCTAGCACCGTGGCTTTTGTTCTAACGGTCCTAATAGTTGTATCGACTGGATCGCTTAGCGATACGAGTTCAGTGAGCAGCCAATCGCACAATCCTTCTATGTTTTCTGCGAGGGCAGAAAATACGATAACAGAGGAGGGATCCAAATACGAGATTGCCGCTAACAAGCTTGTAAGGCAACCGACTACAGGTAGTCGCTCCCGAAGCAATCATGCTCAAAAGACGCCCACGCAGACGGCTCCAGGTGACAATTCATCTAGTCAAGCTTCACTTAGCACCAGTGCAGCTACAAGCTATCAACCAAAGGAAGTCTTGCAGCTAGCCGATCCGAGTAACTATGGGGAGCGCTTTACGGTTGATGTCAACGGTACTCCAGTTAGCAATGACTTCATCGTAGTGCTACATGAAACAGTGGGCTCTGCATCTAGCGCACTTAATCTCTTCGCAAGGCACCACCCTCGTGATGAAGACCAAGTTAGCTATCACAGTCTAATTAGCTTAGATGGCACAATCTACTATGTTGTTCCGCCAGAACAGCGAGCTTTTGGTGCAGGGAATTCTAGCTTTCGGACAACCGCTGGCGAGGAGACAGTTACTACTAATCCTGGGTTTCCGAGCTCTGTCAACAATTTTGCCTACCATATCTCTTTAGAGACACCGCCAGACGGCCAGAACAATAGTTACAGCAAACACAGCGGCTATACTGAGGCGCAGTATCAATCTTTGGCATGGCTACTAGCTAGGACAACTGTCCCAGACTACCGAATCACGACTCATAAAGCAGTCGATCGATCTGGCTCACGTAGCGATCCGAGATCCTATGACCCCACTCGGCTATATGCTTTACTGCATCAGTATCCTAGCCGTACAGCATATAGTTATTAG